One window of the Pan troglodytes isolate AG18354 chromosome 12, NHGRI_mPanTro3-v2.0_pri, whole genome shotgun sequence genome contains the following:
- the PSD4 gene encoding PH and SEC7 domain-containing protein 4 isoform X10 yields MMGDYRLPDHPQPMEILNLYLGDSLEPHPGECPREMCSHEDPPEPFEEQTWATDPPEPTRQNVPPWGCGVELTHLGSWVHQDGLEPCQEQTRATDPPESTRQDAPPWGSGVELTHLGSPSAQREHRQNTASPGSPVNSHLPGSPKQNRSTSTQVVFWAGILQAQMCVLDLEEELEKTEGLKAGLKCCLPTPPVDLPGDTGLHSSPPENEDSGEDSSEPEGEGQAWLREGTPDSSPQWGAEEESMFFSNPLFLASPCSENSASGECFSWGASDSHAGVRTGPESPATLEPPLPEDTVLWELESEPDLGDGAAISGHCTPPFPVPIYKPHSICWASVAAAEGAPAAPPGHGESEASLSPEGWQRGGPFWPQVTLNSQDRDEREGGHPQESLPCTLAPCPWRSPASSPEPSSPESESRGPGPRPSPASSQEGSPQLQHHSSGILPKWTLDASQSSLLETDGEQPSSLKKEEAGEALKPGEEVKSEGTARPAETGDVQPDIHLTSAEHENLRTPMNSSRLPGSPMTQARSPEEGQRPPAGDKLANGVRNNKVAWNLASRLYRLEGFRKSEVAAYLQKNNDFSRAVAEEYLSFFQFGGQSLDRALRSFLQALVLSGETQERERILYQFSRRFHHCNPGIFPSVDSVHTLTCAIMLLNTDLHGQNIGKSMSCQEFITNLNGLRDGRNFPKELLKALYWSIRSEKLEWAVDEEDTARPEKAQPSLPAGKMSKPFLQLAQDPTVPTYKQGILARKMHQDADGKKTPWGKRGWKMFHTLLRGMVLYFLKQGEDHCLEEESLVGQMVDEPVGVHHSLATPATHYTKKPHVFQLRTADWRLYLFQAPTAKEMSSWIARINLAAATHSAPPFPAAVGSQRRFVRPILPVGPAQSSLEEQHRSHENCLDAASDDLLDLQRNLPERRGRSRELEEYRLRKEYLEYEKTRYETYVQLLVARLHCPSDALDLWEEQLGREAGGTREPKLSLKKSHSSPSLHQDEAPTTAKVKRNISERRTYRKIIPKRNHNQL; encoded by the exons ATGATGGGTGACTACAGACTCCCTGACCACCCCCAGCCCATGGAAATTCTCAATCTGTACTTGGGAGACAGCCTGGAGCCCCACCCAGGAGAGTGCCCGAGGGAAATGTGCAGCCATGAGGATCCACCGGAGCCTTTCGAGGAGCAAACCTGGGCCACTGACCCTCCTGAACCTACCAGACAAAATGTTCCTCCCTGGGGCTGCGGTGTGGAGCTCACACACCTGGGGAGCTGGGTCCATCAGGATGGGCTGGAGCCTTGCCAGGAGCAAACCCGGGCCACTGACCCTCCTGAATCTACCAGACAAGATGCTCCTCCCTGGGGCTCCGGTGTGGAGCTCACACACctggggagcccctctgcccagaggGAGCACAGGCAGAACACAGCATCACCAGGGTCACCAGTGAACAGCCATCTACCGGGGAGCCCAAAGCAGAACCGGAGCACGTCCACACAGGTAGTGTTCTGGGCAGGCATCCTGCAGGCCCAGATGTGTGTCCTAGAcctggaggaggagctggagaaGACGGAAGGGCTCAAGGCTGGACTGAAATGCTGTCTCCCCACACCCCCTGTGGACCTCCCCGGGGACACgggcctgcactccagcccaccTGAGAACGAAGACTCAGGGGAAGACAGCAGCGAGCCTGAgggagagggccaggcatggcTGAGAGAGGGAACCCCAGACTCTTCCCCACAGTGGGGAGCTGAGGAGGAGAGCATGTTCTTCAGCAACCCCCTCTTCCTGGCGAGTCCTTGCTCAGAGAACAGTGCTTCTGGAGAGTGCTTTTCCTGGGGGGCTTCAGACTCCCATGCAGGTGTGAGGACTGGACCTGAGAGCCCAGCGACTCTGGAGCCTCCCCTCCCAGAAGACACAGTGCTGTGGGAGCTGGAAAGTGAGCCAGATTTGGGGGACGGTGCTGCTATCAGTGGGCATTGTACCCCTCCATTCCCTGTGCCCATCTATAAACCACACTCCATCTGCTGGGCCTCAGTGGCTGCCGCTGAGGGGGCTCCTGCAGCACCTCCTGGTCACGGGGAGAGTGAG GCCTCTCTCAGCCCTGAGGGCTGGCAGAGAGGAGGTCCTTTTTGGCCCCAGGTGACTCTTAACTCCCAGGACAGAG ATGAGAGGGAGGGTGGGCACCCCCAGGAATCTCTTCCCTGCACCTTGGCCCCCTGCCCCTGGAGGAGCCCAGCTTCTTCTCCAGAGCCTAGCAGCCCAGAATCTGAGAGCAGAGGCCCTGgtcccaggcccagccctgcaTCGTCCCAGGAGGGCAGCCCGCAGCTTCAACACCACAGCTCAGGCATTTTGCCCAAGTGGACACTAGATGCTTCACAGTCTTCACTCTTGGAGACGGATGGGGAACAGCCAAGTTCCTTGAAGAAAGAGGAGGCAGGGGAGGCCCTGAAACCAGGCGAGGAAGTAAAGAGTGAAGGAACAGCCAGGCCTGCAGAGACTGGAGACGTCCAGCCTGACATTCACCTGACTTCTGCAGAACA TGAGAATCTGAGGACACCGATGAACTCTTCTAGGCTTCCTGGGAGCCCTATGACCCAAGCACGGTCCCCAGAGGAAGGCCAGAGACCACCAGCTGGAGACAAGCTAGCTAATGGCGTCAGGAACAACAAGGTAGCCTGGAACTTGGCCTCACGCCTCTATCGCCTGGAGGGCTTCCGGAAGTCTGAAGTGGCTGCCTACCTGCAGAAGAA CAATGACTTTAGCAGGGCTGTGGCTGAGGAGTACTTGTCCTTCTTCCAGTTTGGAGGCCAGAGCCTGGACCGAGCCCTCCG GAGCTTCCTCCAGGCCTTGGTGCTCAGTGGGGAGACTCAGGAACGGGAGCGAATCCTCTACCAGTTCTCCAGACGCTTCCACCATTGCAATCCGGGGATCTTCCCCTCAGTAG ATTCTGTACACACCTTGACATGTGCAATCATGCTCCTTAACACAGACCTGCATGGACAG AACATTGGGAAGAGCATGAGCTGCCAGGAATTCATAACCAACCTGAATGGGCTGAGGGATGGCAGGAACTTCCCCAAGGAGCTGCTGAAG GCCCTCTACTGGTCTATCCGCAGCGAGAAGCTCGAGTGGGCCGT GGATGAAGAAGACACAGCCAGACCTGAGAAGGCCCAGCCGTCCCTGCCAGCTGGCAAGATGAGCAAGCCCTTCCTTCAGCTGGCTCAGGATCCCACAGTGCCCACCTACAAGCAGGGCATTCTGGCTCGGAAAATGCATCAAGATGCAGACGGCAAGAAGA CGCCATGGGGCAAGCGTGGCTGGAAGATGTTCCACACCTTACTGCGAGGGATGGTTCTCTACTTCCTGAAG CAGGGAGAAGACCACTGCTTGGAGGAGGAGAGCTTGGTGGGGCAGATGGTGGATGAGCCCGTGGGGGTGCACCACTCGCTGGCCACCCCCGCCACCCATTACACCAAGAAGCCGCACGTCTTCCAGCTGCGCACGGCTGACTGGCGCCTCTACCTCTTCCAGGCACC CACTGCCAAGGAGATGAGCTCCTGGATCGCGCGCATCAACTTGGCTGCGGCCACGCACTCCGCGCCGCCCTTCCCCGCCGCTGTGGGCTCCCAGCGCAGATTCGTGCGGCCCATCCTGCCCGTGGGCCCCGCCCAGAGCTCCCTG GAGGAGCAGCATCGATCCCACGAGAACTGCCTGGACGCTGCCTCGGACGACCTGCTGGATCTGCAGAGGAACTTACCGGAGCGGCGGGGCCGTAGCCGCGAGCTGGAGGAGTATCGCCTGCGGAAGGAGTACCTGGAGTACGAG AAAACCCGCTACGAGACCTACGTGCAGCTGCTGGTGGCCCGCCTGCACTGCCCCTCTGATGCTCTGGACCTTTGGGAGGAGCAGCTGGGGAGGGAAGCTGGAGGCACTCGGGAGCCCAAGCTCAGCCTGAAGAAGTCCCACTCGAGCCCGTCCCTGCACCAGGATGAGGCTCCCACCACGGCCAAGGTGAAGCGCAACATCTCAGAGCGCAGAACCTACCGGAAGATCATCCCTAAGCGGAACCACAATCAGCTGTGA
- the PSD4 gene encoding PH and SEC7 domain-containing protein 4 isoform X9: protein MMGDYRLPDHPQPMEILNLYLGDSLEPHPGECPREMCSHEDPPEPFEEQTWATDPPEPTRQNVPPWGCGVELTHLGSWVHQDGLEPCQEQTRATDPPESTRQDAPPWGSGVELTHLGSPSAQREHRQNTASPGSPVNSHLPGSPKQNRSTSTQVVFWAGILQAQMCVLDLEEELEKTEGLKAGLKCCLPTPPVDLPGDTGLHSSPPENEDSGEDSSEPEGEGQAWLREGTPDSSPQWGAEEESMFFSNPLFLASPCSENSASGECFSWGASDSHAGVRTGPESPATLEPPLPEDTVLWELESEPDLGDGAAISGHCTPPFPVPIYKPHSICWASVAAAEGAPAAPPGHGESEGDRLGPAPSAAPCVDEALTWESGCVGSDLGPAAHPVQPWASLSPEGWQRGGPFWPQVTLNSQDRDEREGGHPQESLPCTLAPCPWRSPASSPEPSSPESESRGPGPRPSPASSQEGSPQLQHHSSGILPKWTLDASQSSLLETDGEQPSSLKKEEAGEALKPGEEVKSEGTARPAETGDVQPDIHLTSAEQLPGSPMTQARSPEEGQRPPAGDKLANGVRNNKVAWNLASRLYRLEGFRKSEVAAYLQKKSFLQALVLSGETQERERILYQFSRRFHHCNPGIFPSVDSVHTLTCAIMLLNTDLHGQNIGKSMSCQEFITNLNGLRDGRNFPKELLKALYWSIRSEKLEWAVDEEDTARPEKAQPSLPAGKMSKPFLQLAQDPTVPTYKQGILARKMHQDADGKKTPWGKRGWKMFHTLLRGMVLYFLKGEDHCLEEESLVGQMVDEPVGVHHSLATPATHYTKKPHVFQLRTADWRLYLFQAPTAKEMSSWIARINLAAATHSAPPFPAAVGSQRRFVRPILPVGPAQSSLEEQHRSHENCLDAASDDLLDLQRNLPERRGRSRELEEYRLRKEYLEYEKTRYETYVQLLVARLHCPSDALDLWEEQLGREAGGTREPKLSLKKSHSSPSLHQDEAPTTAKVKRNISERRTYRKIIPKRNHNQL from the exons ATGATGGGTGACTACAGACTCCCTGACCACCCCCAGCCCATGGAAATTCTCAATCTGTACTTGGGAGACAGCCTGGAGCCCCACCCAGGAGAGTGCCCGAGGGAAATGTGCAGCCATGAGGATCCACCGGAGCCTTTCGAGGAGCAAACCTGGGCCACTGACCCTCCTGAACCTACCAGACAAAATGTTCCTCCCTGGGGCTGCGGTGTGGAGCTCACACACCTGGGGAGCTGGGTCCATCAGGATGGGCTGGAGCCTTGCCAGGAGCAAACCCGGGCCACTGACCCTCCTGAATCTACCAGACAAGATGCTCCTCCCTGGGGCTCCGGTGTGGAGCTCACACACctggggagcccctctgcccagaggGAGCACAGGCAGAACACAGCATCACCAGGGTCACCAGTGAACAGCCATCTACCGGGGAGCCCAAAGCAGAACCGGAGCACGTCCACACAGGTAGTGTTCTGGGCAGGCATCCTGCAGGCCCAGATGTGTGTCCTAGAcctggaggaggagctggagaaGACGGAAGGGCTCAAGGCTGGACTGAAATGCTGTCTCCCCACACCCCCTGTGGACCTCCCCGGGGACACgggcctgcactccagcccaccTGAGAACGAAGACTCAGGGGAAGACAGCAGCGAGCCTGAgggagagggccaggcatggcTGAGAGAGGGAACCCCAGACTCTTCCCCACAGTGGGGAGCTGAGGAGGAGAGCATGTTCTTCAGCAACCCCCTCTTCCTGGCGAGTCCTTGCTCAGAGAACAGTGCTTCTGGAGAGTGCTTTTCCTGGGGGGCTTCAGACTCCCATGCAGGTGTGAGGACTGGACCTGAGAGCCCAGCGACTCTGGAGCCTCCCCTCCCAGAAGACACAGTGCTGTGGGAGCTGGAAAGTGAGCCAGATTTGGGGGACGGTGCTGCTATCAGTGGGCATTGTACCCCTCCATTCCCTGTGCCCATCTATAAACCACACTCCATCTGCTGGGCCTCAGTGGCTGCCGCTGAGGGGGCTCCTGCAGCACCTCCTGGTCACGGGGAGAGTGAG GGAGATAGGCTTGGTCCTGCTCCATCTGCAGCACCGTGTGTGGACGAAGCATTGACCTGGGAATCAGGATGTGTCGGATCTGATCTTGGCCCTGCTGCACATCctgtgcaaccttgg GCCTCTCTCAGCCCTGAGGGCTGGCAGAGAGGAGGTCCTTTTTGGCCCCAGGTGACTCTTAACTCCCAGGACAGAG ATGAGAGGGAGGGTGGGCACCCCCAGGAATCTCTTCCCTGCACCTTGGCCCCCTGCCCCTGGAGGAGCCCAGCTTCTTCTCCAGAGCCTAGCAGCCCAGAATCTGAGAGCAGAGGCCCTGgtcccaggcccagccctgcaTCGTCCCAGGAGGGCAGCCCGCAGCTTCAACACCACAGCTCAGGCATTTTGCCCAAGTGGACACTAGATGCTTCACAGTCTTCACTCTTGGAGACGGATGGGGAACAGCCAAGTTCCTTGAAGAAAGAGGAGGCAGGGGAGGCCCTGAAACCAGGCGAGGAAGTAAAGAGTGAAGGAACAGCCAGGCCTGCAGAGACTGGAGACGTCCAGCCTGACATTCACCTGACTTCTGCAGAACA GCTTCCTGGGAGCCCTATGACCCAAGCACGGTCCCCAGAGGAAGGCCAGAGACCACCAGCTGGAGACAAGCTAGCTAATGGCGTCAGGAACAACAAGGTAGCCTGGAACTTGGCCTCACGCCTCTATCGCCTGGAGGGCTTCCGGAAGTCTGAAGTGGCTGCCTACCTGCAGAAGAA GAGCTTCCTCCAGGCCTTGGTGCTCAGTGGGGAGACTCAGGAACGGGAGCGAATCCTCTACCAGTTCTCCAGACGCTTCCACCATTGCAATCCGGGGATCTTCCCCTCAGTAG ATTCTGTACACACCTTGACATGTGCAATCATGCTCCTTAACACAGACCTGCATGGACAG AACATTGGGAAGAGCATGAGCTGCCAGGAATTCATAACCAACCTGAATGGGCTGAGGGATGGCAGGAACTTCCCCAAGGAGCTGCTGAAG GCCCTCTACTGGTCTATCCGCAGCGAGAAGCTCGAGTGGGCCGT GGATGAAGAAGACACAGCCAGACCTGAGAAGGCCCAGCCGTCCCTGCCAGCTGGCAAGATGAGCAAGCCCTTCCTTCAGCTGGCTCAGGATCCCACAGTGCCCACCTACAAGCAGGGCATTCTGGCTCGGAAAATGCATCAAGATGCAGACGGCAAGAAGA CGCCATGGGGCAAGCGTGGCTGGAAGATGTTCCACACCTTACTGCGAGGGATGGTTCTCTACTTCCTGAAG GGAGAAGACCACTGCTTGGAGGAGGAGAGCTTGGTGGGGCAGATGGTGGATGAGCCCGTGGGGGTGCACCACTCGCTGGCCACCCCCGCCACCCATTACACCAAGAAGCCGCACGTCTTCCAGCTGCGCACGGCTGACTGGCGCCTCTACCTCTTCCAGGCACC CACTGCCAAGGAGATGAGCTCCTGGATCGCGCGCATCAACTTGGCTGCGGCCACGCACTCCGCGCCGCCCTTCCCCGCCGCTGTGGGCTCCCAGCGCAGATTCGTGCGGCCCATCCTGCCCGTGGGCCCCGCCCAGAGCTCCCTG GAGGAGCAGCATCGATCCCACGAGAACTGCCTGGACGCTGCCTCGGACGACCTGCTGGATCTGCAGAGGAACTTACCGGAGCGGCGGGGCCGTAGCCGCGAGCTGGAGGAGTATCGCCTGCGGAAGGAGTACCTGGAGTACGAG AAAACCCGCTACGAGACCTACGTGCAGCTGCTGGTGGCCCGCCTGCACTGCCCCTCTGATGCTCTGGACCTTTGGGAGGAGCAGCTGGGGAGGGAAGCTGGAGGCACTCGGGAGCCCAAGCTCAGCCTGAAGAAGTCCCACTCGAGCCCGTCCCTGCACCAGGATGAGGCTCCCACCACGGCCAAGGTGAAGCGCAACATCTCAGAGCGCAGAACCTACCGGAAGATCATCCCTAAGCGGAACCACAATCAGCTGTGA
- the PSD4 gene encoding PH and SEC7 domain-containing protein 4 isoform X14, which produces MMGDYRLPDHPQPMEILNLYLGDSLEPHPGECPREMCSHEDPPEPFEEQTWATDPPEPTRQNVPPWGCGVELTHLGSWVHQDGLEPCQEQTRATDPPESTRQDAPPWGSGVELTHLGSPSAQREHRQNTASPGSPVNSHLPGSPKQNRSTSTQVVFWAGILQAQMCVLDLEEELEKTEGLKAGLKCCLPTPPVDLPGDTGLHSSPPENEDSGEDSSEPEGEGQAWLREGTPDSSPQWGAEEESMFFSNPLFLASPCSENSASGECFSWGASDSHAGVRTGPESPATLEPPLPEDTVLWELESEPDLGDGAAISGHCTPPFPVPIYKPHSICWASVAAAEGAPAAPPGHGESEGDRLGPAPSAAPCVDEALTWESGCVGSDLGPAAHPVQPWASLSPEGWQRGGPFWPQVTLNSQDRDEREGGHPQESLPCTLAPCPWRSPASSPEPSSPESESRGPGPRPSPASSQEGSPQLQHHSSGILPKWTLDASQSSLLETDGEQPSSLKKEEAGEALKPGEEVKSEGTARPAETGDVQPDIHLTSAEQLPGSPMTQARSPEEGQRPPAGDKLANGVRNNKVAWNLASRLYRLEGFRKSEVAAYLQKNNDFSRAVAEEYLSFFQFGGQSLDRALRSFLQALVLSGETQERERILYQFSRRFHHCNPGIFPSVDSVHTLTCAIMLLNTDLHGQNIGKSMSCQEFITNLNGLRDGRNFPKELLKALYWSIRSEKLEWAVDEEDTARPEKAQPSLPAGKMSKPFLQLAQDPTVPTYKQGILARKMHQDADGKKTPWGKRGWKMFHTLLRGMVLYFLKGEDHCLEEESLVGQMVDEPVGVHHSLATPATHYTKKPHVFQLRTADWRLYLFQAPRSSIDPTRTAWTLPRTTCWICRGTYRSGGAVAASWRSIACGRSTWSTRKPATRPTCSCWWPACTAPLMLWTFGRSSWGGKLEALGSPSSA; this is translated from the exons ATGATGGGTGACTACAGACTCCCTGACCACCCCCAGCCCATGGAAATTCTCAATCTGTACTTGGGAGACAGCCTGGAGCCCCACCCAGGAGAGTGCCCGAGGGAAATGTGCAGCCATGAGGATCCACCGGAGCCTTTCGAGGAGCAAACCTGGGCCACTGACCCTCCTGAACCTACCAGACAAAATGTTCCTCCCTGGGGCTGCGGTGTGGAGCTCACACACCTGGGGAGCTGGGTCCATCAGGATGGGCTGGAGCCTTGCCAGGAGCAAACCCGGGCCACTGACCCTCCTGAATCTACCAGACAAGATGCTCCTCCCTGGGGCTCCGGTGTGGAGCTCACACACctggggagcccctctgcccagaggGAGCACAGGCAGAACACAGCATCACCAGGGTCACCAGTGAACAGCCATCTACCGGGGAGCCCAAAGCAGAACCGGAGCACGTCCACACAGGTAGTGTTCTGGGCAGGCATCCTGCAGGCCCAGATGTGTGTCCTAGAcctggaggaggagctggagaaGACGGAAGGGCTCAAGGCTGGACTGAAATGCTGTCTCCCCACACCCCCTGTGGACCTCCCCGGGGACACgggcctgcactccagcccaccTGAGAACGAAGACTCAGGGGAAGACAGCAGCGAGCCTGAgggagagggccaggcatggcTGAGAGAGGGAACCCCAGACTCTTCCCCACAGTGGGGAGCTGAGGAGGAGAGCATGTTCTTCAGCAACCCCCTCTTCCTGGCGAGTCCTTGCTCAGAGAACAGTGCTTCTGGAGAGTGCTTTTCCTGGGGGGCTTCAGACTCCCATGCAGGTGTGAGGACTGGACCTGAGAGCCCAGCGACTCTGGAGCCTCCCCTCCCAGAAGACACAGTGCTGTGGGAGCTGGAAAGTGAGCCAGATTTGGGGGACGGTGCTGCTATCAGTGGGCATTGTACCCCTCCATTCCCTGTGCCCATCTATAAACCACACTCCATCTGCTGGGCCTCAGTGGCTGCCGCTGAGGGGGCTCCTGCAGCACCTCCTGGTCACGGGGAGAGTGAG GGAGATAGGCTTGGTCCTGCTCCATCTGCAGCACCGTGTGTGGACGAAGCATTGACCTGGGAATCAGGATGTGTCGGATCTGATCTTGGCCCTGCTGCACATCctgtgcaaccttgg GCCTCTCTCAGCCCTGAGGGCTGGCAGAGAGGAGGTCCTTTTTGGCCCCAGGTGACTCTTAACTCCCAGGACAGAG ATGAGAGGGAGGGTGGGCACCCCCAGGAATCTCTTCCCTGCACCTTGGCCCCCTGCCCCTGGAGGAGCCCAGCTTCTTCTCCAGAGCCTAGCAGCCCAGAATCTGAGAGCAGAGGCCCTGgtcccaggcccagccctgcaTCGTCCCAGGAGGGCAGCCCGCAGCTTCAACACCACAGCTCAGGCATTTTGCCCAAGTGGACACTAGATGCTTCACAGTCTTCACTCTTGGAGACGGATGGGGAACAGCCAAGTTCCTTGAAGAAAGAGGAGGCAGGGGAGGCCCTGAAACCAGGCGAGGAAGTAAAGAGTGAAGGAACAGCCAGGCCTGCAGAGACTGGAGACGTCCAGCCTGACATTCACCTGACTTCTGCAGAACA GCTTCCTGGGAGCCCTATGACCCAAGCACGGTCCCCAGAGGAAGGCCAGAGACCACCAGCTGGAGACAAGCTAGCTAATGGCGTCAGGAACAACAAGGTAGCCTGGAACTTGGCCTCACGCCTCTATCGCCTGGAGGGCTTCCGGAAGTCTGAAGTGGCTGCCTACCTGCAGAAGAA CAATGACTTTAGCAGGGCTGTGGCTGAGGAGTACTTGTCCTTCTTCCAGTTTGGAGGCCAGAGCCTGGACCGAGCCCTCCG GAGCTTCCTCCAGGCCTTGGTGCTCAGTGGGGAGACTCAGGAACGGGAGCGAATCCTCTACCAGTTCTCCAGACGCTTCCACCATTGCAATCCGGGGATCTTCCCCTCAGTAG ATTCTGTACACACCTTGACATGTGCAATCATGCTCCTTAACACAGACCTGCATGGACAG AACATTGGGAAGAGCATGAGCTGCCAGGAATTCATAACCAACCTGAATGGGCTGAGGGATGGCAGGAACTTCCCCAAGGAGCTGCTGAAG GCCCTCTACTGGTCTATCCGCAGCGAGAAGCTCGAGTGGGCCGT GGATGAAGAAGACACAGCCAGACCTGAGAAGGCCCAGCCGTCCCTGCCAGCTGGCAAGATGAGCAAGCCCTTCCTTCAGCTGGCTCAGGATCCCACAGTGCCCACCTACAAGCAGGGCATTCTGGCTCGGAAAATGCATCAAGATGCAGACGGCAAGAAGA CGCCATGGGGCAAGCGTGGCTGGAAGATGTTCCACACCTTACTGCGAGGGATGGTTCTCTACTTCCTGAAG GGAGAAGACCACTGCTTGGAGGAGGAGAGCTTGGTGGGGCAGATGGTGGATGAGCCCGTGGGGGTGCACCACTCGCTGGCCACCCCCGCCACCCATTACACCAAGAAGCCGCACGTCTTCCAGCTGCGCACGGCTGACTGGCGCCTCTACCTCTTCCAGGCACC GAGGAGCAGCATCGATCCCACGAGAACTGCCTGGACGCTGCCTCGGACGACCTGCTGGATCTGCAGAGGAACTTACCGGAGCGGCGGGGCCGTAGCCGCGAGCTGGAGGAGTATCGCCTGCGGAAGGAGTACCTGGAGTACGAG AAAACCCGCTACGAGACCTACGTGCAGCTGCTGGTGGCCCGCCTGCACTGCCCCTCTGATGCTCTGGACCTTTGGGAGGAGCAGCTGGGGAGGGAAGCTGGAGGCACTCGGGAGCCCAAGCTCAGCCTGA